One Panicum virgatum strain AP13 chromosome 9K, P.virgatum_v5, whole genome shotgun sequence genomic region harbors:
- the LOC120648838 gene encoding transcription factor bHLH112-like: MWNCSAPHPFLLPYSDDYARCEGSSSPAGAVGLDRILPAEYDLCHSLNLAPSLHGLQTPTLFSMNGSEDYLGIGANPIYSGENRPVFSQFSRTNPTAAPHLVSWTAAGETVTGDGSRLRGSKRLKTTTAAATAQDPHHGLRCNAKPTRNQSMKAPCKRSQKLGDKITALQQLVSPYGKTDTASVLHEAATCIKHLHEQIQILTASYPAISSPSSLQGTGEEEGPTDLRRRGLCLAPLSPDVVQLVVSAEAALRHRDTADTEDRWSRLAIL; this comes from the exons ATGTGGAACTGCTCGGCGCCGCACCCATTCTTGCTGCCGTACAGCGACGACTACG CCAGGTGCGAAGGCTCAAGTTCACCGGCAGGAGCTGTGGGTCTGGACAGGAT ACTACCGGCGGAGTATGATTTATGCCATTCTCTGAACTTGGCACCGTCACTGCACGGCCTTCAGACGCCAACGCTGTTTTCTATGAACGGTTCAGAGGACTATCTAG GGATAGGAGCAAATCCGATCTACAGCGGCGAGAACCGGCCTGTGTTTTCGCAGTTCAGCCGCACCAATCCAACTGCTGCTCCT CACTTGGTGAGTTGGACGGCAGCGGGGGAGACGGTGACCGGTGACGGCAGCCGTCTCAGAGGATCAAAAAGGCTCAAGACAACgacggcagcagcaacagcacaaGATCCACACCACGGCCTGCGGTGCAATGCCAAGCCAACAAGAAATCAGTCTATGAAG GCGCCATGTAAGAGGAGCCAGAAGCTCGGGGACAAGATCACGGCGCTTCAGCAGCTAGTCTCCCCGTATGGCAAG ACGGATACCGCGTCGGTGCTCCACGAGGCAGCCACCTGCATCAAGCACCTCCACGAGCAGATCCAG ATTCTGACCGCCTCCTACCCTGCAATTAGCTCACCATCGTCACTGCAG GGCACCGGCGAGGAAGAAGGCCCGACGGATCTGCGCCGGCGAGGCCTGTGCCTTGCGCCGCTGTCCCCGGACGTCGTGCAGCTCGTGGTGTCGGCCGAGGCGGCGCTCCGCCACCGCGACACGGCCGACACGGAGGATCGCTGGAGCAGGCTCGCCATTCTGTAG